A genomic window from Streptomyces broussonetiae includes:
- a CDS encoding ABC transporter ATP-binding protein gives MIQFDAVHKRFPNGTTAVHDLTLEMPQGGVTVLVGSSGCGKTTTLRMINRMVEPTSGTIRVGGRDVTRQDAAELRRSIGYVIQQAGLFPHRTVLDNIATVPLLLGQSRRRARARAAELLETVGLAPEAGKRYPHQLSGGQQQRVGVARALAADPPVLLMDEPFGAVDPVVRTQLQDELLRLQDELSKTIVFVTHDIDEAVRLGDQIAVFRTGGHLVQCAPPADLLARPADDFVADFLGAERGLKLLSLKTLADVPQGPAPQGGTWALVLDAQGRPLHWASKDTEVPVRPLTDGDSLLSALNESVASPTGLIARVDADGTLTGVSSRDDIHEHAGRAHAEVRVVA, from the coding sequence ATGATCCAGTTCGACGCGGTCCACAAGCGCTTCCCCAACGGCACCACAGCAGTCCACGACCTCACCCTGGAAATGCCGCAGGGCGGCGTCACCGTCCTGGTCGGATCTTCCGGTTGCGGCAAGACCACCACCCTGCGGATGATCAACCGGATGGTCGAGCCGACCTCCGGCACCATCCGCGTCGGCGGCAGGGACGTCACCCGGCAGGACGCGGCCGAGCTGCGCCGCTCCATCGGCTACGTCATCCAGCAGGCCGGCCTCTTCCCGCACCGCACGGTGCTCGACAACATCGCCACCGTCCCGCTCCTGCTGGGCCAGTCGCGCAGGAGGGCCCGGGCCCGCGCCGCCGAACTGCTGGAGACCGTGGGCCTCGCCCCCGAGGCCGGCAAGCGCTACCCGCACCAGCTCTCCGGCGGCCAGCAGCAGCGCGTCGGCGTGGCCCGCGCCCTGGCCGCCGACCCGCCGGTGCTGCTGATGGACGAGCCGTTCGGCGCGGTCGACCCGGTCGTACGCACCCAGCTCCAGGACGAACTGCTCAGGCTCCAGGACGAGTTGAGCAAGACCATCGTGTTCGTCACGCACGACATCGACGAGGCGGTGCGCCTCGGCGACCAGATCGCCGTGTTCCGCACGGGCGGCCACCTCGTCCAGTGCGCCCCGCCCGCCGACCTCCTGGCCCGCCCGGCCGACGACTTCGTGGCCGACTTCCTCGGCGCCGAACGCGGACTGAAGCTGCTGTCCCTCAAGACCCTCGCCGACGTCCCCCAGGGACCGGCGCCGCAAGGCGGCACCTGGGCCCTCGTCCTCGACGCGCAGGGCAGGCCCCTGCACTGGGCCTCGAAGGACACCGAGGTCCCGGTCCGCCCGCTGACGGACGGCGACTCCCTGCTGTCGGCCCTCAACGAGTCGGTGGCCTCCCCCACCGGCCTGATCGCCCGCGTCGACGCCGACGGCACCCTCACCGGTGTCTCCTCCCGCGACGACATCCACGAACACGCCGGCCGGGCCCACGCCGAAGTGCGGGTGGTCGCATGA
- a CDS encoding ABC transporter permease, with protein MTIDWSWISAHTDDLTTLTLSHLQAALTAVALGLLISLPLAVVAHRVPRLRGALLGLSNILFTIPSIAIFVLLLPVSGLTRTTTVTGLTVYTLVVLLRNTVEGLDSVPAKVKEAAKAMGTRPLRTLLTVEFPLALPVIFAGVRIATVMSISLVSVATYIGDGGLGQLFTDGFQRNFPTPVIAGVVLTLLLAVVADAVLVAVQYALTPWARRRA; from the coding sequence ATGACGATCGACTGGTCCTGGATATCGGCCCACACCGACGACCTCACCACCCTCACGCTCTCCCACCTCCAGGCCGCCCTGACGGCCGTCGCCCTCGGCCTGCTGATCTCGCTCCCGCTGGCCGTGGTCGCCCACCGCGTCCCCCGGCTGCGCGGCGCGCTGCTCGGCCTGTCCAACATCCTGTTCACGATCCCGTCGATCGCGATCTTCGTGCTGCTGCTGCCGGTCAGCGGCCTGACCCGCACCACCACCGTGACCGGCCTGACCGTCTACACCCTGGTCGTCCTGCTGCGGAACACCGTCGAGGGCCTCGACTCGGTCCCGGCGAAGGTGAAGGAGGCGGCGAAGGCGATGGGCACGCGCCCCCTGCGCACGCTCCTCACCGTCGAGTTCCCCCTCGCGCTCCCCGTGATCTTCGCGGGCGTCCGTATCGCCACCGTCATGTCGATCTCCCTCGTCTCCGTCGCCACCTACATCGGCGACGGCGGCCTCGGTCAGCTCTTCACGGACGGCTTCCAGCGCAACTTCCCGACCCCGGTGATCGCCGGAGTGGTCCTCACCCTGCTCCTCGCCGTCGTCGCCGACGCGGTCCTGGTCGCCGTCCAGTACGCCCTCACCCCCTGGGCCAGGAGGCGAGCCTGA
- a CDS encoding ABC transporter permease, with product MYTLLKNLGTWLTSSAQWTGPDGIAHRLAEHLQYSLLATLIAAAIGLPLGLLIGHTGKGAFLAINLASFGRALPTVGLVVLVFLAGGLSMLPVYVALVALAVPAIVTNTYAGMTAVDPDVKDAARGQGMRGHQVLCQVELPLALPLIMTGLRLALIQVVATATIAAYVSFGGLGRYVFDGLAQRDLVQVLGGAVLVAAVAVVLDVALAGLQRFLFRHRTV from the coding sequence ATGTACACGCTCCTGAAGAACCTCGGCACCTGGCTGACCAGCAGTGCCCAGTGGACCGGCCCCGACGGCATCGCCCACCGCCTCGCCGAGCACCTGCAGTACTCCCTGCTGGCCACGCTCATCGCCGCCGCCATCGGCCTCCCGCTCGGCCTGCTGATCGGCCACACCGGCAAGGGCGCCTTCCTCGCGATCAACCTCGCCTCCTTCGGCCGCGCCCTGCCGACCGTCGGCCTGGTCGTGCTGGTCTTCCTGGCCGGCGGCCTGTCGATGCTGCCGGTGTACGTCGCACTGGTCGCCCTCGCCGTCCCCGCGATCGTCACCAACACCTACGCGGGCATGACCGCCGTCGACCCGGACGTGAAGGACGCGGCGCGCGGCCAGGGCATGCGCGGCCACCAGGTGCTCTGTCAGGTCGAGCTGCCGCTCGCACTGCCGCTGATCATGACGGGCCTGCGCCTCGCCCTGATCCAGGTGGTCGCGACAGCCACCATCGCCGCGTACGTCTCCTTCGGCGGCCTCGGCCGCTACGTCTTCGACGGCCTCGCCCAGCGCGACCTGGTCCAGGTGCTCGGCGGCGCGGTGCTGGTCGCCGCCGTCGCCGTCGTCCTGGACGTGGCCCTCGCCGGCCTCCAGCGCTTCCTCTTCCGCCATCGCACCGTCTGA
- a CDS encoding ABC transporter substrate-binding protein has product MNRRTVLGGLFAVATVPALSACAGGVTSLKAGGSGAGGGGSSKGGVTIGTANFTENQVLGYLYAAALQGAGVKVTVRPNLGTREIVIPALEGGDIDLLPEYQGALLNYLDPKATATESGAMQNALAQALPSGLQVLPYGMAEDSDAFVVTRESAKKYGLASLADLRKQNGRLVIGAAPEVKKRQVGAVGLKAVYGVTFKEFKSLDSDGPLVKGALKKGDVDVANLFTTDTDIQANDWVVLSDPEHLIPSQHIVPLVADRKADDTVRRALAQLGNLLTTAQLTELNRLVDKDKKDPEDVANAYAKQHGLVK; this is encoded by the coding sequence ATGAACCGACGTACTGTCCTCGGCGGCCTGTTCGCGGTCGCCACCGTCCCCGCCCTCTCCGCCTGCGCGGGCGGTGTCACCTCCCTCAAGGCGGGCGGCTCCGGCGCCGGCGGCGGTGGCTCCAGCAAGGGCGGAGTCACCATCGGTACCGCCAACTTCACCGAGAACCAGGTGCTCGGCTACCTCTACGCGGCCGCCCTGCAGGGGGCGGGCGTGAAGGTGACCGTCCGCCCCAACCTCGGCACCCGCGAGATCGTCATCCCGGCCCTCGAGGGCGGCGACATCGACCTGCTGCCCGAGTACCAGGGCGCCCTGCTCAACTACCTGGACCCCAAGGCCACGGCCACCGAGTCCGGCGCGATGCAGAACGCCCTCGCCCAGGCCCTGCCCTCCGGACTCCAGGTGCTCCCGTACGGCATGGCGGAGGACTCCGACGCCTTCGTCGTCACCCGCGAGAGCGCGAAGAAGTACGGGCTGGCGTCCCTCGCGGACCTGAGGAAGCAGAACGGCAGGCTCGTCATCGGGGCCGCGCCCGAGGTGAAGAAGCGCCAGGTCGGCGCGGTCGGCCTGAAGGCCGTCTACGGCGTCACGTTCAAGGAGTTCAAGTCGCTCGACTCCGACGGTCCGCTGGTCAAGGGCGCGTTGAAGAAGGGCGACGTGGACGTGGCGAACCTGTTCACGACGGACACCGACATCCAGGCCAACGACTGGGTCGTGCTCAGCGACCCCGAGCACCTGATCCCCAGCCAGCACATCGTCCCGCTCGTCGCCGACCGCAAGGCCGACGACACGGTCCGCAGGGCCCTCGCCCAGCTGGGCAACCTGCTGACCACGGCCCAGCTCACCGAGCTGAACCGGTTGGTGGACAAGGACAAGAAGGACCCCGAGGACGTGGCGAACGCCTACGCCAAGCAGCACGGACTGGTGAAGTAG
- a CDS encoding purine-cytosine permease family protein — translation MSGLVELRSIDVVPDEERHGTAFSQFTLWLGANLQITAVVTGALAVVFGGDVVWSLVGLVLGNLLGGAVMALHSAQGPRLGLPQMIQSRAQFGVRGAAVPLLLVVVMYVGFFASGSVLAGQAVGELTHTNDTTGIVVFAAVTALMAAVGYRVIHALGRIASTVCALAFVYLGIRLLDRADVGALLHDAHFSLPMFLLAMSLSASWQLAFGPYVADYSRYLPRTTSARATFWWTLSGSALGSQWSMTFGVLVAATAGQKFLDSQVGYVVALGGTGLVASFFYFVIALGKLTINVLNTYGGFMSMVTGVSGFRGQRELSRTGRAAYIALVMVAGTAVALLGKDSFLSSFKDFLLFLLTFFTPWSAINLVDYYLIAKERYDIPALSDPHGRYGAWRWDALTVYAVGLLAQLPFLATSFYTGPLVEPLGGADISWIVGLAVPALLYWLAGRRGAAHAPEPAAPAPTAGQGAVSPRR, via the coding sequence ATGAGCGGCCTGGTGGAACTGCGCTCCATCGACGTCGTCCCGGACGAGGAGCGGCACGGCACGGCCTTCAGCCAGTTCACCCTCTGGCTCGGCGCCAACCTGCAGATCACGGCCGTCGTCACCGGCGCGCTCGCGGTCGTCTTCGGCGGGGACGTCGTCTGGTCGCTGGTCGGCCTGGTGCTGGGCAATCTGCTCGGCGGCGCCGTGATGGCCCTGCACTCGGCACAGGGTCCCCGGCTCGGGCTGCCGCAGATGATCCAGTCGCGGGCGCAGTTCGGGGTGCGCGGGGCGGCCGTACCGCTGCTGCTGGTGGTCGTGATGTACGTCGGTTTCTTCGCTTCCGGCAGTGTGCTCGCCGGGCAGGCGGTGGGCGAGCTGACGCACACGAACGACACGACCGGGATCGTCGTCTTCGCGGCCGTCACGGCCCTCATGGCGGCGGTCGGCTACCGGGTCATCCACGCCCTCGGCCGCATCGCGAGCACCGTCTGCGCCCTCGCCTTCGTCTACCTGGGCATACGCCTCCTCGATCGCGCCGACGTGGGCGCCCTGCTGCACGACGCGCACTTCTCCCTGCCGATGTTCCTGCTGGCGATGTCCCTGTCCGCCTCCTGGCAACTGGCCTTCGGGCCGTACGTCGCGGACTACTCGCGCTATCTGCCCCGCACGACGTCGGCGAGGGCGACCTTCTGGTGGACCCTGTCCGGCTCGGCACTCGGCTCGCAGTGGTCGATGACGTTCGGTGTCCTGGTGGCGGCGACGGCGGGCCAGAAGTTCCTGGACAGCCAGGTCGGCTACGTCGTCGCGCTCGGCGGCACCGGCCTGGTCGCGTCCTTCTTCTACTTCGTGATCGCGCTCGGCAAGCTCACCATCAACGTGCTCAACACCTACGGCGGGTTCATGTCGATGGTGACGGGCGTCAGCGGCTTCCGGGGGCAGCGCGAGCTGTCGCGGACGGGACGGGCGGCCTACATCGCGCTGGTCATGGTGGCCGGCACGGCGGTGGCCCTGCTCGGCAAGGACAGCTTCCTGTCCTCCTTCAAGGACTTCCTGCTGTTCCTGCTGACCTTCTTCACGCCGTGGTCGGCGATCAACCTGGTCGACTACTACCTGATCGCCAAGGAGCGGTACGACATCCCGGCCCTGTCCGACCCGCACGGCCGCTACGGCGCCTGGCGCTGGGACGCCCTCACCGTCTACGCGGTCGGCCTGCTCGCCCAACTGCCGTTCCTCGCCACGAGTTTCTACACCGGCCCGCTGGTGGAGCCGCTGGGCGGCGCGGACATCTCCTGGATCGTCGGTCTGGCCGTACCGGCGCTGCTGTACTGGCTGGCCGGACGGCGAGGCGCGGCGCACGCGCCGGAGCCCGCGGCGCCCGCGCCCACCGCCGGCCAAGGGGCGGTATCGCCACGGCGATGA
- a CDS encoding carbonic anhydrase: MVSPRRTFLTAATAAGPAAPVADSPAAALDELLAGNARYAAGRPRRPLPAARRHPFAVIVGCVDAREPAELVFDQGLGDLLCTRTAGQVLDEAVLGSVQYGVQELGIRLVLVLGHERCGAVAATLEHVRTGAAVPGHLELLVDEIAPAARRTRVRPGNWAEHTMRAHTAWVRDVIRADPAFGSAGVEAARFDPGTGVVRLLP, encoded by the coding sequence ATGGTCTCCCCCCGCAGGACGTTCCTGACCGCTGCCACCGCCGCGGGCCCGGCCGCCCCCGTCGCGGATTCGCCGGCCGCCGCGCTCGACGAACTCCTCGCCGGCAACGCCCGCTACGCCGCCGGCCGCCCCCGCCGGCCGCTGCCGGCGGCCAGGCGGCACCCGTTCGCGGTGATCGTCGGCTGCGTCGACGCCCGGGAGCCCGCGGAGCTGGTCTTCGACCAGGGGCTCGGGGACCTGCTGTGCACCAGGACGGCCGGCCAGGTGCTGGACGAGGCCGTGCTCGGCTCGGTCCAGTACGGCGTCCAGGAGCTGGGCATCCGGCTGGTGCTGGTGCTCGGGCACGAGCGGTGCGGCGCCGTCGCCGCCACGCTGGAACACGTGCGCACGGGGGCGGCCGTACCGGGCCATCTGGAACTGCTGGTGGACGAGATCGCCCCGGCCGCCCGGCGCACCCGGGTCCGGCCCGGCAACTGGGCCGAGCACACCATGCGGGCACACACCGCGTGGGTACGGGACGTGATCCGCGCCGACCCCGCGTTCGGTTCCGCCGGGGTGGAGGCGGCCCGGTTCGACCCGGGCACCGGGGTCGTGCGCCTGCTGCCCTGA
- a CDS encoding SDR family oxidoreductase: protein MSYPNLSGRTVVVTGAASGIGEALALQLAAEGARVALLARRADRLRALVERIRADGGEALAVAADVTDDASVDAARELVHTTFGAVDLVVNNAGVMLPNPVAEGRIDEWQRMLDTNVAGVLRIVRAFGADLVAAAAEGRSADLVNVSSIGAHIPFPNYAVYGATKAAVTHLSQSLRTEFGPRDVRVTNIEPGLTETELATHIDSAELSGQLDGMLEAVGTLSAAEVADVVVYATSRPRHVNLRQIVVLPTRQA, encoded by the coding sequence ATGTCGTACCCGAACCTGTCCGGTCGCACCGTCGTCGTCACCGGGGCCGCCAGCGGTATCGGTGAGGCGCTCGCGCTGCAGCTTGCCGCCGAGGGCGCCCGGGTGGCGCTGCTCGCCCGGCGTGCCGACCGGCTGCGGGCGCTGGTGGAGAGGATCCGGGCCGACGGGGGCGAGGCGCTCGCCGTGGCCGCCGACGTCACCGACGATGCGTCCGTGGACGCCGCCCGGGAACTGGTGCACACGACGTTCGGGGCCGTCGACCTCGTCGTCAACAACGCCGGTGTCATGCTTCCGAACCCCGTCGCCGAGGGCCGGATCGACGAGTGGCAGCGGATGCTCGACACCAACGTCGCCGGTGTGCTGCGGATCGTCCGCGCCTTCGGCGCCGACCTGGTGGCCGCGGCTGCCGAGGGCCGCAGCGCCGACCTGGTGAACGTCTCCTCCATCGGCGCCCACATCCCGTTCCCCAACTACGCGGTGTACGGCGCCACGAAGGCGGCCGTCACCCATCTCTCGCAGTCGCTGCGCACCGAGTTCGGGCCGCGGGACGTGCGGGTGACGAACATCGAGCCGGGGCTGACGGAGACCGAACTCGCGACGCACATCGACAGCGCCGAGCTGTCCGGGCAGCTGGACGGCATGCTGGAGGCCGTCGGCACCCTGTCGGCGGCGGAGGTCGCGGACGTCGTCGTCTACGCCACGAGCCGCCCCCGGCACGTCAACCTGCGCCAGATCGTGGTGCTGCCCACCCGGCAGGCCTGA
- a CDS encoding helix-turn-helix transcriptional regulator, which yields MDGEVGDFLRSRRARIRPEEVGLPGHGRRRVPGLRREEVAQLAGVSVDYYIRLEQGRGPSVSDAVLDAIARVLRLDETEHAYLRTVARPQHRQQGRRSPRQPALQVRPGVQTLLDGMERSPAFVLGRRMDVLAWNALGDAVNGFSRLAPAERNMPRQVFLNPSAHDLYPEWSAVAATTVANLRLAAGTYADDPGLCALVGELSLKSADFRRLWADHEVKECAYGVKKIRHPVAGLLTLPYETLAVGHDPEQTLVVYTPEKGSRTAERLALLGSWTAV from the coding sequence CTGGACGGCGAGGTCGGCGACTTCCTGCGCTCGCGCCGTGCACGCATCCGGCCCGAGGAGGTGGGCCTGCCCGGGCACGGGCGGCGCCGCGTACCGGGCCTGCGCCGCGAGGAGGTGGCCCAGCTCGCGGGGGTGAGCGTCGACTACTACATCCGCCTGGAGCAGGGCCGGGGCCCCAGCGTGAGCGATGCGGTGCTGGACGCGATCGCCCGGGTGCTGCGGCTGGACGAGACCGAGCACGCCTACCTGCGGACCGTGGCCCGCCCGCAGCACCGGCAGCAGGGCAGACGGTCCCCTCGGCAGCCCGCGCTGCAGGTCCGCCCCGGTGTGCAGACGCTGCTCGACGGCATGGAGCGCAGCCCGGCGTTCGTGCTGGGCCGCCGGATGGACGTGCTCGCGTGGAACGCGCTCGGCGACGCGGTGAACGGCTTCAGCCGCCTCGCCCCGGCCGAGCGGAACATGCCCCGGCAGGTCTTCCTGAACCCGTCCGCCCATGACCTGTACCCGGAGTGGTCGGCGGTGGCCGCGACGACGGTGGCGAACCTGCGGCTTGCCGCCGGCACGTACGCCGACGACCCCGGCCTGTGCGCCCTGGTCGGCGAACTCTCCCTGAAGAGCGCGGACTTCCGGCGGCTGTGGGCGGACCACGAGGTCAAGGAGTGCGCGTACGGCGTGAAGAAGATCCGGCACCCGGTCGCAGGCCTGCTGACCCTGCCGTACGAGACCCTGGCGGTCGGCCATGACCCGGAGCAGACGCTCGTGGTGTACACGCCGGAGAAGGGTTCACGGACGGCGGAGCGTCTGGCCCTGCTGGGCAGTTGGACGGCCGTCTGA
- a CDS encoding cystathionine beta-synthase, which translates to MQFHDSMISLVGNTPLVRLNNVTKGIQATVLAKVEYFNPGGSVKDRIALRMIEAAEQSGELKPGGTIVEPTSGNTGVGLAIVAQQKGYKCIFVCPDKVSTDKINVLRAYGAEVVVCPTAVDPEHPDSYYNVSDRLVRETPGAWKPDQYSNPNNPLSHYHSTGPELWEQTEGKITHFVAGVGTGGTISGTGRYLKDASDGTVKVIGADPEGSVYSGGSGRPYLIEGVGEDFWPTAYDRTVADEIVAVSDKDAFQMTRRLAKEEGLLVGGSCGMAVVAALRVAERLGPDDVVVVLLPDSGRGYLSKIFNDEWMADYGFLEDEGPSARVGDVLNYKAGGSIPSLVHMHPDETVGEAIEVLREYGVSQMPVVKPGAGHPDVMAAEVVGSVVERELLDALFSQRASLGDPLEKHMCPPLPQVGSGEPVGDLMSVLGAADAAIVLVEGKPTGVVSRQDLLAFLADGGKQ; encoded by the coding sequence GTGCAATTCCACGACTCGATGATCAGCCTCGTCGGCAACACCCCGCTGGTGCGGCTCAACAACGTGACCAAGGGCATTCAGGCGACAGTCCTTGCCAAGGTGGAGTACTTCAACCCCGGCGGTTCCGTGAAGGACCGCATCGCCCTGCGCATGATCGAGGCCGCCGAGCAGAGCGGCGAGCTGAAGCCCGGCGGGACGATTGTGGAGCCCACCAGCGGCAACACCGGTGTGGGGCTGGCGATCGTCGCCCAGCAGAAGGGCTACAAGTGCATCTTCGTGTGCCCCGACAAGGTGAGCACCGACAAGATCAACGTGCTGCGCGCCTACGGTGCGGAGGTCGTGGTCTGCCCTACCGCCGTGGATCCCGAGCACCCCGACTCGTACTACAACGTCTCCGACCGGCTCGTCCGCGAGACCCCGGGCGCCTGGAAGCCGGACCAGTACTCCAACCCCAACAACCCGCTCTCCCACTATCACTCGACCGGTCCCGAGCTGTGGGAGCAGACCGAGGGGAAGATCACCCACTTCGTGGCGGGCGTGGGCACCGGCGGCACCATCTCCGGCACCGGCCGCTATCTCAAGGACGCCAGTGACGGCACGGTCAAGGTCATCGGTGCCGACCCGGAGGGCTCCGTCTACTCCGGCGGCTCCGGGCGGCCGTACCTGATCGAGGGCGTCGGCGAGGACTTCTGGCCGACCGCCTACGACCGCACCGTGGCCGACGAGATCGTCGCCGTGTCCGACAAGGACGCCTTCCAGATGACCCGCCGCCTGGCCAAGGAGGAGGGGCTGCTGGTGGGTGGCTCCTGCGGCATGGCCGTCGTGGCCGCGCTGCGGGTCGCCGAGCGGCTGGGCCCCGATGACGTGGTCGTCGTCCTGCTGCCGGACAGCGGGCGTGGTTACCTGTCGAAGATCTTCAACGACGAGTGGATGGCCGACTACGGCTTCCTCGAGGACGAGGGCCCCAGCGCCCGTGTCGGTGACGTCCTCAACTACAAGGCGGGCGGCTCCATTCCGTCCCTGGTGCACATGCACCCGGACGAGACCGTCGGAGAGGCCATCGAGGTGCTGCGCGAGTACGGCGTCTCGCAGATGCCGGTCGTCAAGCCCGGCGCCGGGCACCCCGACGTGATGGCCGCCGAGGTCGTCGGCTCGGTCGTGGAGCGCGAGCTGCTGGACGCCCTGTTCTCCCAGCGGGCCTCCCTGGGCGACCCGCTGGAGAAGCACATGTGCCCGCCGCTGCCGCAGGTCGGCTCCGGCGAGCCGGTCGGCGACCTGATGTCGGTGCTCGGTGCGGCAGACGCGGCCATCGTCCTGGTCGAGGGCAAGCCGACCGGCGTGGTCAGCCGCCAGGACCTGCTGGCCTTCCTGGCCGACGGCGGGAAGCAGTAG
- a CDS encoding SGNH/GDSL hydrolase family protein — protein sequence MTSMSRARVARRIAAGAAYGGGGAGLVGAAAVGLLLAEVRLARRHVGNGSGGRVPVADGVYGHTYEVPGEPPLRLTLLGDSTAAGQGVHRAGQTPGALLASGLAAVAERPVDLRNVAVPGAQSDDLDRQVASVLAAPTPVPDVCVIMIGANDVTHRMPPTRSVRHLSAAVRRLRTAGAEVVVGTCPDLGTIEPVQQPLRWLARRASRQLAAAQTIGAVEQGGRTVSLGDLLGPEFQANPRELFGPDNYHPSAEGYATAAMAVLPTVCAALGLWPAEEERPDVTRREGFLPVARAAAEAASEAGTEVTAAMPTGPRGPWALLKRRRRRRVPEAEPATPSI from the coding sequence ATGACGAGCATGTCTAGGGCGCGAGTGGCCCGGCGCATCGCGGCCGGAGCGGCGTACGGCGGTGGCGGGGCCGGACTGGTCGGCGCGGCCGCCGTCGGTCTGCTGCTGGCGGAGGTACGGCTGGCCCGGCGCCATGTGGGCAACGGCAGCGGGGGCCGGGTGCCGGTGGCCGACGGCGTGTACGGCCACACCTACGAGGTCCCCGGCGAACCGCCCCTCAGGCTGACGCTGCTCGGCGACTCGACGGCGGCCGGACAGGGCGTGCACCGGGCGGGCCAGACGCCGGGGGCGCTGCTGGCGTCGGGGCTCGCGGCGGTGGCCGAGCGCCCGGTGGACCTGCGCAACGTCGCCGTGCCCGGAGCCCAGTCCGACGACCTGGACCGCCAGGTGGCGTCGGTCCTCGCCGCCCCGACGCCCGTTCCCGACGTCTGCGTGATCATGATCGGCGCGAACGACGTGACCCACCGGATGCCGCCGACCCGTTCGGTACGGCACCTGTCGGCGGCGGTACGACGGCTGCGCACGGCGGGCGCCGAGGTGGTGGTCGGCACCTGTCCCGACCTCGGCACGATCGAGCCGGTGCAGCAGCCGCTGCGCTGGCTGGCCCGGCGGGCGTCCCGGCAGCTCGCGGCGGCCCAGACGATCGGCGCGGTGGAGCAGGGGGGCCGCACGGTGTCGCTGGGCGACCTGCTGGGCCCGGAGTTCCAGGCGAACCCGCGCGAGCTGTTCGGTCCGGACAACTACCACCCCTCGGCGGAGGGCTATGCGACAGCGGCGATGGCCGTCCTGCCCACCGTCTGCGCCGCCCTCGGCCTGTGGCCGGCCGAGGAGGAGCGCCCGGACGTGACGCGCCGCGAGGGCTTCCTGCCGGTGGCCCGCGCCGCGGCCGAGGCGGCCTCGGAGGCGGGCACGGAGGTCACGGCGGCGATGCCGACGGGGCCGCGGGGACCGTGGGCGCTGCTCAAGCGGAGGCGGCGGCGCAGGGTGCCGGAGGCCGAGCCGGCGACTCCGTCGATCTGA
- a CDS encoding acetyl-CoA C-acetyltransferase, which produces MPEAVIVSTARSPIGRAVKGSLKDLRPDDLTATIIQAALAKVPELDPRDIDDLMLGCGLPGGEQGHNLGRIVAVQMGMDHLPGCTITRYCSSSLQTSRMALHAIKAGEGDVFISAGVETVSRFVKGSSDGLPDTHNPLFAEAEARTAAVAESTGSTWHDPREDGLVPDPYIAMGQTAENLARAKGVTRQEMDEFGVRSQNLAEQAIKNGFWEREITPVTLPDGTVVSKDDGPRAGVTLEGVAGLKPVFRPDGLVTAGNCCPLNDGAAAVVIMSDTKARELGLTPLARIVSTGVSGLSPEIMGLGPVEASKQALRRAGLTIDDIDLVEINEAFAAQVIPSYRELGIDIDRLNVNGGAIAVGHPFGMTGARITGTLINSLQWHDKQFGLETMCVGGGQGMAMVIERLS; this is translated from the coding sequence ATGCCCGAAGCCGTCATCGTCTCGACCGCCCGCTCCCCCATCGGCCGCGCCGTCAAGGGCTCCCTGAAGGATCTGCGCCCCGACGACCTGACCGCCACGATCATCCAGGCCGCGCTCGCCAAGGTCCCCGAGCTGGACCCCAGGGACATCGACGACCTGATGCTCGGCTGCGGCCTGCCCGGCGGCGAGCAGGGCCACAACCTCGGCCGTATCGTCGCCGTGCAGATGGGCATGGACCACCTGCCGGGCTGCACGATCACCCGCTACTGCTCCTCCTCCCTGCAGACCAGCCGCATGGCCCTGCACGCCATCAAGGCCGGCGAGGGCGACGTCTTCATCTCGGCCGGTGTCGAGACGGTCTCCCGGTTCGTGAAGGGCAGCTCCGACGGCCTGCCGGACACGCACAACCCGCTGTTCGCCGAGGCCGAGGCCCGTACCGCCGCCGTGGCCGAGTCGACCGGCTCCACCTGGCACGACCCGCGCGAGGACGGCCTGGTGCCCGACCCGTACATCGCGATGGGCCAGACCGCCGAGAACCTGGCCCGCGCCAAGGGCGTCACCCGCCAGGAGATGGACGAGTTCGGCGTCCGCTCGCAGAACCTCGCCGAGCAGGCCATCAAGAACGGCTTCTGGGAGCGCGAGATCACCCCGGTGACCCTTCCGGACGGCACGGTCGTCAGCAAGGACGACGGCCCCCGAGCCGGCGTCACCCTGGAGGGCGTGGCGGGGCTCAAGCCGGTCTTCCGCCCGGACGGGCTGGTCACGGCCGGCAACTGCTGCCCGCTCAACGACGGCGCCGCGGCCGTCGTCATCATGTCCGACACCAAGGCCCGCGAGCTGGGCCTGACCCCGCTCGCCCGCATCGTCTCCACCGGTGTCTCCGGCCTGTCCCCCGAGATCATGGGCCTCGGCCCGGTCGAGGCCAGCAAGCAGGCCCTGCGCCGCGCCGGCCTGACCATCGACGACATCGACCTGGTCGAGATCAACGAGGCCTTCGCCGCCCAGGTGATCCCCTCCTACCGGGAGCTGGGCATCGACATCGACAGGCTGAACGTCAACGGCGGCGCCATCGCCGTCGGCCACCCCTTCGGCATGACCGGCGCCCGTATCACCGGCACGCTCATCAACTCCCTGCAGTGGCACGACAAGCAGTTCGGCCTGGAGACGATGTGCGTCGGCGGCGGCCAGGGCATGGCGATGGTCATCGAGCGCCTCAGCTGA